The Linepithema humile isolate Giens D197 chromosome 2, Lhum_UNIL_v1.0, whole genome shotgun sequence genome has a segment encoding these proteins:
- the LOC105667851 gene encoding zinc finger protein Xfin-like isoform X3 produces MATISTTTTTTTTTTTTTTTTTTSSSTTSTSTPTSTSALGATMKSAMAMTEHRKSYNQLCRLCASFDAVRMDIFGEEGKNRQLVQKIQACLPFKIEEDDSLPNVVCYRCMFNLENFYDFRTACIHAAAWLQKNKPKTEGASDDGANDSAQCGKVHAELLKEKENMPILIPEAPVVNPNAALGTPPRLNSDGEADPEIEEILDTSEGTDEVVDDSEDRRSEYEYEMDMETNPSDFLEMTPMVTEDNEEECGTSNPSAATTQDAAAVFPHISQQHEVYVCSLCNKAFSSKGHLSLHARIHVGEGDVIGERVITDDHTSYQRPYQCDLCHKSYSTAKHRWGHVSTTHRGHPAVTCAYCSRIYSTRYNLDEHIKSRHAGLPPPPELSVSFSRTETRYQCQIAQCSMVFTDLADFNAHRQICVEEQRTDLLGQVEAQSNKNLVDTSDVTSLDSDDDNKDFRSAEAKLAKNPQLTILKQALTKGDSLKRNYDDDGSITSSKPRKIVKTEGSETNSQKRWYCDFCSQNFTSVDSLKEHEVIHEAEKPYICLLCKRDFMLKTSLSKHILTLHGVDPAPFVESDKCLKTAIMSQSWNDQIDVSVYDQSEMKESPEFPPSPEINVQNNIVYDDKDLKNNDDNVEIETVFICEVCSRDFSDRASLWLHIRATHKDLAAFACGVCLKICSDNAQLQNHVNMYHGVSQRSISEQRRYSCTICGRQHDSRKKLIAHVSIHNIDPGYDPATFVQLNSNYYNENLNGIEGNEQLLQDMDGEEDEKVDCCICYKSFPNEDHLIRHQRNAHKSEQIVSIGDAAGSGNALSVNGNSNRTQMHLFFMCEVCGTSHSSKWERWLHINNMHSNEPSIKCEWENCGKIFATKTLRNDHIQHHLVQGPSPNTCEICGKLWATRVDYWKHVMGVHADTVPLICGVCLKVFSDVIQLSTHVRTKHWPLTNGDFSCDICGRPYSNKSKMSRHRKIHGLEAAVGADTACDNSSLNETTNESVRPDHNGAVEIELNCELCPDLAFSNLESLCNHRRTIHRLFPCDLCIKCYGRTSHLWKHVNRVHKGHADVTCPYCSKTSASREHLAAHIAKIHKPDKDSQNFVTSKSLSMEDGVMHYCEKCHKGFHKRYLLRRHMKGCQNYRKDPSALLTRCRACERIFKDRASLQKHIENHHSTYTCHLCNETITSKLGIMTHNRVKHMDHPDLTCEHPNCKKLFRTKEDLESHRKDHKYHTNPDVCDYCGDTVENKLKLKMHVLSLHRNEIGVSCGVCLIPMKDPKELKKHVETEHSSVLSNPNTCQVCGKQYASKWKAFDHTKKCHGKVFLTCKQCLAVFTEESEIRDHYEHMHNVPKDQLAVFEYRMDISVKREGYDTPDIIVKEEPDDLEYDEEMGDDSLSDSRKRKRSPNDTYDCEMCPEIFLNLETLAKHYQNVHNTDPVRMFKKFRKDGDGKRKMRNRNNFECKNCKKHFTTKTLYWNHTSVCTRRNSVGRYDIPNNIPTSILESHLKNNNQIQREEPMPLANESNLNIPDFNLFEDINLQLSAQKPVPNLMPLSQMKPSNGKCSRKDSRKVYDESTNTECTCEVCGKQWPAKKHLWQHLIRFHRAEAAVTCGVCLKLCKSYEDLADHLKAEHAPVLSPEGNNFTCKTCGRYHNARSKLLLHMSIHIGNFRCQRCEQGFASEEKLIEHAAICSCKSEFVDHAAADEDNVKNENDEKGSLIADETSVIGEAEEADFESEGEASRSIHEEDSNSEEDNSENSDDSDSNSNSNSNSSSSEDEDEEEGEEENGNESGTRTSSRASNNTVSCNSESDSESDTDEAEVHAIKEEVPQMSSINRFRIHGEDVQENSPMEENVEDDVETVVTGAEQAKQSNLNNLLISGTSANANKFEAAHHEESIKMEVSVDLSEDSNNEEEENDENEEEEEEEEEEEEAEAEAEAEAEAEVEVEEAEEEEEEEEEQNEIKIESEEEGESEGEGEGEGEVDSDAEDEGEAEEEEEEEDGEEDDEGPPVLSPIMPLLAENESEEHNSTRHKLSPMVPLSIDKIEKCEMIEIPNDAENADAPSNASNFFATNNNDLPVTWEDDLEGDDNANADDMNVKIDEFKKEYKVNEGDEFEEDSTNENVVDDGGDNQVHEIHNLDGTVLMVANDADGNQILIEQNMLDIDNEDSNAETTQYIYPENAYEIENEEEEEEEEEEDYATQNETDTMQMDEMQDGVSYVQEMSENDDSMEGEIEENSSDAQK; encoded by the exons ATAGAGGAAGATGATTCTCTGCCGAATGTCGTGTGTTATCGATGCATgtttaatttggaaaatttttatgactttAGAACTGCGTGCATTCACGCAGCTGCTTGGCTGCAAAAGAATAAGCCAAAAACAGAAGGC GCGAGCGATGACGGTGCAAATGATAGCGCGCAATGCGGCAAGGTGCACGCGGAGCTTCTCAAGGAGAAGGAAAACATGCCAATACTTATCCCAGAGGCGCCAGTGGTCAATCCCAATGCGGCATTAGGTACACCGCCGAGATTAAATTCCGACGGCGAAGCGGATCCCGAGATAGAGGAGATTCTCGATACAAGTGAAGGTACGGACGAAG TAGTGGACGATTCGGAAGACCGCCGATCGGAATATGAATACGAAATGGACATGGAGACGAATCCCAGCGACTTTTTGGAAATGACACCGATGGTAACCGAAGACAACGAGGAAGAGTGCGGCACGAGCAATCCGAGTGCCGCGACCACTCAGGACGCCGCCGCCGTCTTTCCGCATATATCACAGCAACACGAAGTCTACGTCTGCTCTTTGTGCAACAAGGCGTTTAGCTCCAAGGGTCACTTGTCTTTGCATGCGAGGATTCACGTGGGTGAGGGTGACGTGATCGGCGAAAGAGTAATCACCGACGATCACACTTCGTATCAGCGGCCGTATCAATGCGATCTTTGTCATAAATCGTATTCTACTGCGAAGCATCGTTGGGGACACGTTTCCACAACTCATCG GGGACATCCTGCTGTGACTTGTGCGTATTGCTCGCGCATTTACTCAACACGATACAATCTCGACGAGCACATAAAGTCACGACACGCTGGTCTACCACCGCCGCCAGAGTTATCGGTTTCCTTTTCTCGCACAGAGACTCGTTATCAGTGCCAAATAGCACAGTGTTCAATGGTTTTTACGGATTTAGCAGATTTTAACGCGCACCGTCAGATATGCGTCGAGGAGCAACGCACTGATTTGTTGGGACAAGTTGAAGCACAGAGCAACAAGAATTTGGTCGATACGTCTGATGTTACGAGTTTAGACTCGGACGACGATAATAAAGACTTTAGGAGTGCCGAAGCTAAACTGGCGAAAAATCCACAGTTGACTATATTGAAACAAGCACTGACTAAAGGAGACAGTTTGAAGCGCAATTATGATGATGATGGTTCAATAACCAGTTCTAAGCCGAGGAAAATAGTTAAAACag AAGGTAGCGAAACAAATTCCCAGAAGAGATGGTATTGCGATTTTTGTTCGCAAAATTTCACGTCAGTCGACAGTTTGAAAGAGCACGAGGTTATACACGAAGCCGAGAAACCGTATATATGTTTGCTGTGCAAAAGAGATTTTATGTTGAAGACTTCCTTGAGCAAGCACATTTTAACGTTACACGGCGTCGATCCTGCTCCTTTCGTTGAAAGCGACAAGTGTCTAAAGACGGCCATAATGTCGCAGAGTTGGAACGACCAGATAGATGTTAGTGTTTATGACCAAAGCGAAATGAAGGAATCACCGGAATTCCCACCGTCACCCGAG ATAAATGTGCAGAACAACATTGTCTATGACGACAAAGACTTGAAGAACAACGATGACAATGTAGAAATCGAAACAGTATTTATATGCGAGGTTTGCTCGAGGGACTTTAGTGATCGAGCGTCGTTATGGTtgcacatacgagcaacacaCAAGGATCTTGCTGCATTTGCTTGCGGTGTGTGTTTAAAGATTTGTTCTGATAACGCACAACTGCAGAATCATGTCAATATGTACCATGGGGTATCTCAGCGTTCAATATCGGAGCAAAGGAG GTACAGTTGCACGATATGCGGTAGACAGCATGACTCGAGAAAGAAGCTAATCGCCCACGTCTCTATACACAATATCGATCCTGGATATGATCCTGCAActtttgtacaattaaatagtaattacTACAATGAGAATTTAAATGGTATCGAAGGAAACGAACAATTATTACAAGATATGGATGGAGAAGAAGACGAGAAAGTCGATTGCTGCATTTGTTACAAATCGTTTCCAAATGAGGATCATCTTATACGGCATCAGAGAAATGCTCACAAG TCTGAACAAATAGTTTCGATAGGGGACGCTGCTGGGAGCGGAAATGCGTTAAGTGTTAACGGCAACAGCAATAGGACgcaaatgcatttatttttcatgtgcGAAGTATGTGGCACTTCTCATTCCAGTAAATGGGAACGCTGGTTGCATATCAACAATATGCATAGTAACGAACCTTCGATTAAG TGCGAATGGGAGAACTGCGGGAAGATATTCGCGACGAAAACGTTGCGCAACGACCACATACAGCATCATCTGGTGCAAGGCCCGTCGCCGAATACCTGCGAAATATGCGGGAAACTGTGGGCCACCCGTGTCGATTACTGGAAACACGTGATGGGCGTGCACGCGGACACGGTACCTCTGATTTGCGGTGTTTGCTTGAAAGTATTCTCCGACGTGATACAGTTAAGTACGCACGTGAGAACGAAACACTGGCCCCTGACCAATGGTGACTTTAGCTGTGATATTTGCGGTCGGCCGTATTCTAACAAGTCGAAGATGTCGCGGCACAGGAAGATCCACGGTTTGGAGGCGGCGGTAGGGGCGGACACTGCCTGTGATAATAGCAGCCTCAACGAGACGACCAACGAATCGGTCAGACCGGATCACAACGGCGCCGTGGAAATCGAATTGAACTGCGAGCTCTGTCCCGATCTGGCGTTTTCCAATCTGGAGAGTTTATGCAATCACCGACGGACGATACACCGTCTCTTCCCATGCGATCTGTGCATCAAGTGTTACGGCAGAACGTCGCATTTGTGGAAACATGTGAACAGAGTGCACAAGGGTCACGCGGACGTGACTTGCCCGTACTGCTCGAAGACAAGCGCGTCGCGGGAACATCTGGCAGCGCATATCGCGAAGATTCACAAGCCCGATAAAGACAGTCAGAACTTCGTCACTTCGAAATCTTTAAGCATGGAGGACGGCGTCATGCATTACTGCGAGAAGTGTCATAAGGGATTCCACAAGCGTTACCTGCTTCGCCGTCACATGAAAGGCTGCCAAAACTACCGCAAAGATCCCAGCGCGCTGTTGACGCGCTGCCGCGCCTGCGAGAGAATATTCAAGGACCGTGCGAGTCTGCAGAAGCACATCGAAAATCACCACAGCACGTACACGTGTCATTTGTGCAACGAAACAATCACCTCGAAACTGGGCATCATGACGCACAACCGCGTCAAGCACATGGATCATCCGGACTTGACGTGCGAGCACCCGAACTGTAAGAAACTCTTCCGCACGAAGGAGGATCTGGAATCCCATCGAAAGGACCACAAGTATCACACCAATCCGGACGTGTGTGACTATTGCGGCGACACCGTGGAAAACAAGCTGAAACTGAAGATGCACGTTCTGTCGCTGCATCGAAACGAGATTGGCGTATCTTGTGGCGTCTGCCTCATTCCCATGAAGGATCCCAAGGAACTGAAGAAGCACGTCGAAACGGAGCACAGCAGCGTACTTTCCAATCCGAACACGTGTCAGGTGTGCGGCAAGCAATATGCGTCCAAGTGGAAGGCGTTTGACCACACGAAGAAGTGCCACggaaaagtttttctcacgtGCAAACAGTGTCTCGCGGTCTTCACGGAGGAGAGCGAGATACGCGACCACTACGAGCATATGCACAATGTTCCGAAGGACCAATTAGCCGTTTTCGAATATAGGATGGATATAAGTGTGAAGAGAGAAGGTTACGACACACCCGACATCATCGTGAAGGAGGAACCGGACGATTTGGAGTACGACGAGGAGATGGGCGACGACAGCTTGAGCGATTCTCGCAAACGCAAACGGTCGCCGAATGACACGTACGATTGCGAGATGTGTCCCGAGATCTTCCTCAATCTCGAGACCCTCGCCAAGCATTATCAGAACGTGCACAACACCGATCCCGTTCGTATGTTCAAGAAATTCAGAAAGGACGGCGACGGCAAGCGCAAGATGAGGAACAGAAACAACTTCGAGTGCAAGAATTGCAAGAAGCATTTCACCACCAAGACTCTCTACTGGAATCACACCAGCGTGTGCACGCGGCGAAACTCGGTCGGCAGATACGACATTCCGAACAACATCCCGACGTCGATTCTGGAGTCTCATCTGAAGAACAATAATCAGATTCAGCGAGAGGAACCGATGCCGCTGGCGAACGAGTCCAACTTGAACATTCCCGATTTCAATCTATTCGAGGACATCAATTTGCAACTTTCGGCGCAGAAACCCGTGCCGAATCTCATGCCGTTGTCGCAGATGAAGCCGAGCAACGGCAAGTGTTCGAGAAAGGACTCGCGCAAGGTGTACGACGAGTCGACCAACACCGAGTGCACGTGCGAGGTTTGCGGCAAACAGTGGCCTGCTAAGAAACATCTGTGGCAGCACTTGATTCGCTTCCATCGCGCAGAAGCCGCCGTCACATGCGGCGTATGTTTGAAGCTGTGCAAATCCTACGAAGATTTGGCTGATCACCTGAAGGCCGAGCACGCCCCCGTTTTGTCGCCAGAAGGTAACAACTTCACCTGTAAGACGTGCGGCAGGTATCACAACGCGAGAAGTAAATTGCTGCTTCACATGAGCATCCACATCGGGAATTTCCGGTGTCAGAGATGCGAGCAAGGTTTCGCCAGCGAAGAGAAGCTTATCGAGCACGCGGCGATCTGCAGCTGCAAATCGGAGTTCGTGGATCACGCCGCTGCGGACGAGGATAACGTGAAAAACGAGAACGACGAAAAGGGCAGCCTGATCGCCGACGAGACGTCGGTCATCGGCGAGGCGGAGGAAGCGGACTTCGAATCGGAAGGTGAAGCGAGCAGGAGCATCCACGAAGAAGACAGCAATAGTGAGGAGGACAACTCGGAAAATAGCGATGACTCTGACAGTAATAGTAATAGCAATAGTAATAGCAGCTCGAGCGAGGACGAggacgaagaagaaggagagGAGGAAAACGGGAACGAGTCTGGCACGAGGACCAGCAGTAGAGCGAGCAATAATACTGTGTCGTGTAATTCCGAAAGTGACAGCGAATCGGACACGGACGAAGCGGAGGTGCATGCGATTAAAGAAGAAGTGCCGCAAATGAGTAGCATCAATAGGTTCAGAATACACGGCGAAGACGTTCAAGAGAATTCGCCGATGGAAGAAAACGTTGAGGACGATGTGGAAACCGTAGTGACGGGTGCAGAACAAGCTAAACAAAGTAACTTGAATAATCTATTGATTTCCGGCACTTCCGCAAACGCTAACAAATTTGAGGCAGCGCATCACGAAGAATCGATTAAAATGGAGGTGAGCGTGGACTTATCTGAGGACAGCAACaatgaagaagaagagaatGATGAAAatgaggaagaggaggaggaagaggaagaggaagaggaagcgGAAGCGGAAGCAGAAGCAGAAGCAGAAGCAGAAGTAGAAGTAGAAGAagcagaagaagaagaggaagaagaagaagaacagAACGAGATCAAGATTGAAAGTGAGGAAGAAGGTGAGAGCGAGGGTGAGGGCGAGGGTGAAGGCGAAGTCGATAGCGACGCCGAGGACGAAGGCGAAgcagaggaagaggaagaggaagaagatgGTGAGGAGGATGACGAAGGACCGCCCGTCTTGAGCCCAATAATGCCCTTGTTAGCGGAAAACGAATCTGAAGAGCACAACAGCACAAGGCACAAGCTAAGTCCGATGGTTCCGCTGAGTATCGACAAAATAGAGAAGTGCGAGATGATAGAGATACCAAACGACGCCGAGAATGCGGACGCTCCGTCGAACGCGTCCAACTTCTTCGCGACTAACAACAACGACTTACCTGTGACGTGGGAGGACGACTTGGAAGGGGATGACAATGCCAATGCCGACGACATGAACGTGAAAATCGACGAATTCAAGAAGGAGTACAAAGTGAACGAGGGCGATGAGTTCGAGGAGGATTCTACGAATGAGAATGTAGTGGACGACGGTGGAGACAATCAAGTGCACGAGATACATAATCTGGACGGGACTGTGTTGATGGTGGCTAATGATGCGGACGGTAATCAGATCTTGATAGAACAAAACATGCTAGACATCGATAACGAAGACTCTAACGCCGAGACGACGCAGTATATTTACCCGGAGAACGCTTACGAGATCGAGAatgaggaagaggaggaggaagaggaggaggaagattATGCGACGCAAAATGAAACCGACACTATGCAGATGGACGAGATGCAAGATGGTGTGTCTTACGTTCAAGAGATGTCCGAGAACGACGACAGTATGGAGGGTGAAATCGAAGAGAACAGTAGTGATGCACAGAAGTAG